One genomic segment of Tursiops truncatus isolate mTurTru1 chromosome 11, mTurTru1.mat.Y, whole genome shotgun sequence includes these proteins:
- the ANKRD54 gene encoding ankyrin repeat domain-containing protein 54 isoform X1: protein MAATAGGADEESRSGRSSSDGECAVAPEPLTGPEGLFSFADFGSALGGGAGLPGRAAGGAQSPLRYLHVLWQQEAEPRDELLCKIPSGRLRRAARPHRRLGPTGKEVHALKRLRDSANANDVETVQQLLEDGADPCAADDKGRTALHFASCNGNDQIVQLLLDHGADPNQRDGLGNTPLHLAACTNHVPVITTLLRGGARVDALDRAGRTPLHLAKSKLNILQEGHSQCLEAVRLEVKQIIQMLREYLERLGRHEQRERLDDLCTRLQMTSTKEQVDEVTDLLASFTSLSLQMQNMEKR, encoded by the exons ATGGCAGCCACCGCCGGGGGCGCGGACGAAGAGTCGCGCTCTGGCCGCTCGAGCTCGGATGGCGAGTGCGCGGTGGCGCCAGAGCCGTTGACGGGCCCCGAGGGCCTTTTCTCCTTCGCCGACTTCGGGTCTGCGCTGGGCGGCGGCGCGGGGCTCCCGGGCCGAGCGGCCGGCGGGGCCCAGTCCCCGCTACGCTACCTTCACGTCCTGTGGCAGCAGGAGGCGGAGCCCCGCGATGAGCTGCTCTGTAAGATCCCCTCCGGACGGCTGAGGCGCGCCGCCAGGCCCCACCGCCGGCTCGGGCCCACGGGCAAGGAGGTGCACG CTCTGAAGAGGCTGAGGGACTCAGCCAATGCCAACGATGTGGAAACAG TGCAGCAGCTGCTGGAAGATGGCGCGGATCCCTGTGCAGCTGACGACAAGGGCCGCACAGCCCTACACTTTGCCTCCTGCAACGGCAATGACCAGATTG TGCAGCTGCTTCTGGACCATGGAGCCGACCCCAATCAGCGAGACGGGCTGGGGAACACACCACTGCACCTGG CGGCCTGCACCAACCACGTCCCTGTCATCACCACACTGCTGCGAGGAG GGGCCCGGGTAGATGCCCTGGACCGAGCGGGCCGCACGCCCCTGCACCTGGCCAAGTCGAAGCTCAACATCCTGCAGGAAGGCCACTCCCAGTGCCTGGAGGCCGTGCGGCTGGAGGTGAAGCAG ATCATCCAGATGCTGAGGGAGTACCTGGAGCGCCTGGGGCGGCACGAGCAGCGGGAGCGGCTGGATGACCTCTGCACCCGCCTCCAGATGACAAGCACCAAAGAGCAG GTGGATGAAGTGACCGACCTGCTGGCCAGCTTCACCTCCCTCAGTTTGCAGATGCAGAACATGGAGAAGAGGTAG
- the ANKRD54 gene encoding ankyrin repeat domain-containing protein 54 isoform X2 produces MAATAGGADEESRSGRSSSDGECAVAPEPLTGPEGLFSFADFGSALGGGAGLPGRAAGGAQSPLRYLHVLWQQEAEPRDELLCKIPSGRLRRAARPHRRLGPTGKEVHALKRLRDSANANDVETVQQLLEDGADPCAADDKGRTALHFASCNGNDQIAASGPWSRPQSARRAGEHTTAPGGLHQPRPCHHHTAARRGPGRCPGPSGPHAPAPGQVEAQHPAGRPLPVPGGRAAGGEADHPDAEGVPGAPGAARAAGAAG; encoded by the exons ATGGCAGCCACCGCCGGGGGCGCGGACGAAGAGTCGCGCTCTGGCCGCTCGAGCTCGGATGGCGAGTGCGCGGTGGCGCCAGAGCCGTTGACGGGCCCCGAGGGCCTTTTCTCCTTCGCCGACTTCGGGTCTGCGCTGGGCGGCGGCGCGGGGCTCCCGGGCCGAGCGGCCGGCGGGGCCCAGTCCCCGCTACGCTACCTTCACGTCCTGTGGCAGCAGGAGGCGGAGCCCCGCGATGAGCTGCTCTGTAAGATCCCCTCCGGACGGCTGAGGCGCGCCGCCAGGCCCCACCGCCGGCTCGGGCCCACGGGCAAGGAGGTGCACG CTCTGAAGAGGCTGAGGGACTCAGCCAATGCCAACGATGTGGAAACAG TGCAGCAGCTGCTGGAAGATGGCGCGGATCCCTGTGCAGCTGACGACAAGGGCCGCACAGCCCTACACTTTGCCTCCTGCAACGGCAATGACCAGATTG CTGCTTCTGGACCATGGAGCCGACCCCAATCAGCGAGACGGGCTGGGGAACACACCACTGCACCTGG CGGCCTGCACCAACCACGTCCCTGTCATCACCACACTGCTGCGAGGAG GGGCCCGGGTAGATGCCCTGGACCGAGCGGGCCGCACGCCCCTGCACCTGGCCAAGTCGAAGCTCAACATCCTGCAGGAAGGCCACTCCCAGTGCCTGGAGGCCGTGCGGCTGGAGGTGAAGCAG ATCATCCAGATGCTGAGGGAGTACCTGGAGCGCCTGGGGCGGCACGAGCAGCGGGAGCGGCTGGATGA
- the ANKRD54 gene encoding ankyrin repeat domain-containing protein 54 isoform X3 yields the protein MPTMWKQQLLEDGADPCAADDKGRTALHFASCNGNDQIVQLLLDHGADPNQRDGLGNTPLHLAACTNHVPVITTLLRGGARVDALDRAGRTPLHLAKSKLNILQEGHSQCLEAVRLEVKQIIQMLREYLERLGRHEQRERLDDLCTRLQMTSTKEQVDEVTDLLASFTSLSLQMQNMEKR from the exons ATGCCAACGATGTGGAAACAG CAGCTGCTGGAAGATGGCGCGGATCCCTGTGCAGCTGACGACAAGGGCCGCACAGCCCTACACTTTGCCTCCTGCAACGGCAATGACCAGATTG TGCAGCTGCTTCTGGACCATGGAGCCGACCCCAATCAGCGAGACGGGCTGGGGAACACACCACTGCACCTGG CGGCCTGCACCAACCACGTCCCTGTCATCACCACACTGCTGCGAGGAG GGGCCCGGGTAGATGCCCTGGACCGAGCGGGCCGCACGCCCCTGCACCTGGCCAAGTCGAAGCTCAACATCCTGCAGGAAGGCCACTCCCAGTGCCTGGAGGCCGTGCGGCTGGAGGTGAAGCAG ATCATCCAGATGCTGAGGGAGTACCTGGAGCGCCTGGGGCGGCACGAGCAGCGGGAGCGGCTGGATGACCTCTGCACCCGCCTCCAGATGACAAGCACCAAAGAGCAG GTGGATGAAGTGACCGACCTGCTGGCCAGCTTCACCTCCCTCAGTTTGCAGATGCAGAACATGGAGAAGAGGTAG